From Brevibacillus marinus, a single genomic window includes:
- a CDS encoding metal ABC transporter ATP-binding protein gives MKEQNAGDAPVARLASVSFQYDGRAVLEQLDFTLQKGDFVGIVGPNGSGKSTLLKLMLGLLVPQQGTIELFGQPLARFRDWWKIGYVAQQAAHDKGGFPATVREVVVSGLTGKIGLFRRVTKEHRRNVEEVIERVGLADKIDARLATLSGGQRQRVFIARALVAEPELLLFDEPTVGVDQESIEQLYRLLRSLKEESELTMLIVSHDVGVISQWVNKVACLQRRFHFLGSPDEFARQHEQVLQPMYGQSLRLLPHYHEAMRQQG, from the coding sequence GTGAAGGAACAAAACGCGGGTGACGCGCCGGTTGCGCGGTTAGCGTCCGTCTCTTTTCAATATGACGGAAGAGCGGTCTTGGAGCAGCTTGACTTTACCCTGCAGAAGGGGGATTTTGTGGGGATCGTCGGTCCCAATGGATCAGGCAAATCGACGTTGCTGAAACTGATGCTCGGCCTGCTTGTGCCGCAGCAGGGTACGATTGAGCTGTTTGGCCAGCCGCTCGCCCGCTTTCGCGATTGGTGGAAAATCGGCTACGTCGCGCAGCAGGCGGCCCATGACAAGGGAGGGTTTCCGGCGACGGTGCGCGAGGTGGTCGTCTCCGGTCTGACCGGCAAGATCGGGTTGTTTCGCCGCGTGACAAAAGAGCACAGGCGGAACGTGGAAGAGGTGATCGAGCGGGTCGGGCTCGCAGACAAAATCGATGCGCGGCTCGCCACCCTTTCCGGCGGGCAGCGGCAGCGGGTTTTCATCGCCAGGGCACTGGTGGCGGAACCGGAGCTCCTGCTGTTCGACGAACCGACAGTAGGTGTGGATCAGGAGTCGATCGAGCAGCTCTATCGACTGCTGCGATCGCTCAAGGAAGAGAGTGAGCTGACGATGCTGATCGTCAGCCACGATGTCGGCGTGATCAGCCAGTGGGTGAACAAAGTAGCCTGCCTGCAGCGCAGGTTCCATTTTCTTGGCAGTCCTGATGAGTTCGCCCGCCAACACGAGCAGGTCCTGCAGCCGATGTACGGACAGTCGCTTCGCCTTTTGCCGCACTACCACGAGGCGATGCGCCAGCAGGGATAA
- a CDS encoding metal ABC transporter permease: MLSDWWQYDFLRYTLFSGLLIGLICPILGTFLIVRRLSMMADGLSHVTLSGVAAGMVLSKKVAFFSGVNPLFFGMLFAVFGSLFIERMRKVYRAYQDLAIPITLSAGLGLFTVLVSLADGFNTDLYAYLFGKIVTVTREDLLALLGVACAVLVTVVLIYKELFAVSFDEEFARVSGVSYRWINLWFMILVALTIAASMRIVGVLLISALITLPVAASLQLAASFRQAMLLAILFAETAVLSGLYVAYQLDWASGGTIVLAAVFILLAVLAGKRVKLLLIR; the protein is encoded by the coding sequence ATGTTGAGCGACTGGTGGCAATACGACTTTTTGCGGTATACGCTGTTTTCCGGATTGTTGATTGGACTCATCTGTCCGATTCTCGGCACTTTTCTCATTGTTCGCCGGCTGTCGATGATGGCAGACGGATTGTCGCATGTCACCCTTTCGGGAGTCGCGGCGGGTATGGTACTATCAAAGAAAGTAGCCTTTTTCAGCGGAGTGAATCCGCTCTTTTTCGGCATGCTGTTTGCCGTGTTCGGATCGCTGTTTATCGAACGGATGCGCAAGGTGTACAGAGCGTATCAGGATTTGGCGATTCCGATCACCCTCTCAGCCGGACTTGGTTTGTTTACGGTGCTGGTTAGTCTGGCCGATGGTTTTAACACCGATCTGTACGCATACCTGTTCGGCAAAATTGTGACGGTGACGCGGGAAGACCTGCTGGCGCTGCTTGGCGTTGCCTGCGCGGTACTGGTCACGGTTGTGCTGATCTACAAAGAACTGTTTGCTGTCTCCTTCGACGAGGAATTTGCCCGGGTCTCCGGGGTATCTTATCGCTGGATCAATCTCTGGTTTATGATTCTGGTGGCACTGACGATTGCTGCATCGATGCGGATTGTAGGGGTTCTATTGATTTCTGCGTTGATTACCCTGCCCGTCGCCGCCAGTCTGCAGCTGGCCGCCAGTTTCAGACAGGCGATGCTGCTGGCGATCTTGTTCGCAGAGACGGCAGTGCTGTCCGGCTTGTACGTTGCGTACCAGTTGGATTGGGCATCGGGCGGAACGATTGTCTTGGCGGCCGTGTTCATTCTGCTGGCCGTTTTGGCCGGCAAAAGGGTAAAGCTGTTGCTGATCCGATAA
- a CDS encoding Fur family transcriptional regulator — protein MTVEEALQILKQRGYKYTGKREEMIRICAAEKRYLSAREILEQMQVEYPNLSFDTVYRNLSTFVKLGILEETELDGEGKFRLACSASGHHHHVICTVCGKSTSLPGCPMTTLPDLPEDFRVTGHKFEVYGTCKECSETAHT, from the coding sequence GTGACAGTGGAAGAAGCGCTGCAAATCCTGAAACAACGGGGATACAAATATACGGGCAAACGGGAGGAGATGATCCGGATCTGTGCGGCAGAGAAGCGTTACCTCTCGGCCAGGGAGATCCTGGAACAGATGCAGGTGGAATACCCCAACCTCAGTTTTGATACCGTGTACCGCAATCTTTCCACGTTTGTAAAATTGGGCATCTTGGAAGAGACGGAACTGGACGGTGAGGGGAAGTTCCGGCTGGCTTGTTCCGCCTCCGGCCATCACCACCACGTGATCTGCACGGTTTGCGGCAAATCTACGTCGCTCCCTGGGTGTCCGATGACGACCCTGCCCGATCTGCCGGAAGATTTCCGCGTGACGGGGCACAAGTTTGAAGTATACGGCACCTGCAAGGAATGCTCGGAAACCGCTCACACTTGA
- a CDS encoding hydantoinase/oxoprolinase family protein: MASVNAQILAIDAGGTMTDTFIINDKGDFVVGKAQSTPDDESIGLLNSARDALSYWETTVEEAFPQLVAGVYSGTAMLNRLVSRKGRRVGLIVNKGMEDFHRMGRAIQAYLGYSYSDRLHLNTHRYDPPLVPRNLTRGVTERVDLFGNVVIPLYEHEVEQAVVDLLDQQVEAIVISFLHSYKYPLHERKVRDMAKEIMQKRGVEVPVFASVDYYPLRKESHRTNTTIIEAYAADPSRETLAKINRRIKEKGAKFDLRVMASHGGTISFQANELARTLVSGPIGGVVGAKYLGEYLGIRNIACSDIGGTSFDMALITQGDLSINTSPDMARLVLSLPLVAMDTVGAGAGSFVRIDPNFKSITLGPDSAGYRVGVCNPAGGIETVTVSDCHVVLGLINPDNFLGGEVKLYPERAYQAIKQQIADPLGLSVEDAAYGVIDLLESQLRNYLESMILGKGYSPSQYVCFSYGGGGPLHTAGYTKGLGFEDILVPAWAAGFSAFGCGAADFEYRYDKTLDINVSASEQEQETLAAISELQSAWQELTEKVADEFEKNYFPRDQVKFRFYFRMQYQGQLNDLEIESPLSSLRTAADWKQLVQAFEDTYSRVYAKAARSPELGYSVTGAIVRGIVEVPKPKIPEEPLSGEQPPAEAHLGVRPVYWKGKWTTADIWEMEKLKAGNRIKGFAILESSATTFVIPPGYETYLDRHRIFHLKEPK, translated from the coding sequence ATGGCAAGCGTGAATGCGCAAATTCTCGCGATCGACGCCGGAGGCACCATGACCGATACCTTCATCATCAACGACAAGGGGGATTTTGTGGTCGGCAAAGCGCAATCCACTCCCGATGATGAGTCGATCGGCCTCCTGAACTCGGCACGCGATGCCCTTTCCTACTGGGAGACCACGGTGGAAGAGGCATTCCCCCAGCTGGTGGCAGGCGTGTACTCGGGAACGGCGATGCTGAATCGTTTGGTTTCCCGCAAAGGTCGCCGTGTCGGGCTGATCGTCAACAAGGGCATGGAAGACTTTCACCGCATGGGGAGAGCGATTCAGGCTTATCTCGGCTACTCCTATTCGGACCGCCTGCACCTGAATACCCACCGCTACGATCCTCCGCTGGTGCCGAGAAACCTGACCCGGGGAGTGACGGAACGGGTCGATTTGTTCGGAAACGTCGTCATTCCGCTGTATGAACATGAAGTGGAACAAGCAGTGGTCGATCTCCTCGATCAGCAGGTGGAGGCGATCGTCATCAGCTTTCTCCATTCCTACAAGTATCCGCTTCATGAGCGCAAGGTTCGCGACATGGCCAAAGAGATTATGCAGAAAAGGGGCGTGGAAGTGCCGGTTTTCGCTTCGGTCGACTACTATCCCCTGCGCAAAGAGTCGCATCGGACCAATACCACCATCATCGAAGCTTATGCGGCGGACCCTTCCCGCGAAACGCTGGCGAAGATCAATCGGCGGATCAAGGAAAAAGGGGCGAAGTTCGACTTGCGGGTGATGGCCAGCCATGGCGGCACGATCAGCTTCCAGGCGAATGAATTGGCCCGCACCCTGGTGTCGGGGCCGATCGGTGGTGTTGTCGGGGCCAAATATTTGGGCGAGTATCTGGGAATTCGCAATATCGCTTGTTCGGACATCGGCGGTACCAGTTTTGATATGGCTTTGATCACCCAGGGTGATTTGAGCATCAATACCAGTCCGGACATGGCCCGGCTGGTCCTGTCATTGCCGCTGGTCGCGATGGATACGGTCGGGGCGGGAGCCGGCAGCTTCGTCCGCATCGACCCCAACTTCAAGTCGATCACGCTGGGGCCTGACAGCGCCGGATACCGCGTCGGGGTATGCAATCCGGCGGGCGGGATTGAAACCGTTACCGTATCGGACTGCCACGTCGTGCTGGGACTGATCAATCCCGACAACTTCCTGGGAGGGGAAGTGAAGCTGTATCCGGAGCGAGCGTATCAGGCGATTAAGCAGCAGATAGCCGATCCGCTGGGGCTGAGCGTGGAGGACGCGGCCTACGGGGTGATCGACCTGTTGGAGTCGCAGCTGCGCAATTACCTGGAGTCGATGATTCTCGGCAAGGGCTATTCGCCTTCCCAGTACGTCTGCTTCTCTTACGGCGGGGGCGGGCCGCTGCATACGGCCGGCTACACCAAAGGCCTGGGCTTTGAGGATATTCTCGTTCCGGCGTGGGCGGCTGGATTTTCCGCCTTCGGATGCGGGGCGGCCGACTTCGAATACCGCTACGACAAAACGCTGGATATCAATGTAAGCGCTTCAGAGCAGGAGCAGGAAACATTGGCCGCGATCAGCGAGCTGCAGTCGGCCTGGCAGGAACTGACGGAAAAAGTGGCCGACGAGTTTGAAAAGAACTATTTCCCGCGCGACCAGGTGAAATTCCGCTTCTACTTCCGGATGCAGTATCAGGGGCAGTTGAACGATCTGGAAATCGAATCGCCGCTCTCGTCGCTGCGAACTGCCGCTGATTGGAAGCAGCTGGTGCAGGCTTTCGAGGATACGTACAGCCGCGTGTACGCCAAGGCGGCCCGTTCCCCCGAGCTTGGCTATTCGGTGACCGGGGCGATCGTTCGCGGCATCGTCGAGGTGCCGAAGCCAAAAATTCCGGAAGAGCCGCTGAGCGGTGAACAACCTCCGGCGGAAGCGCACCTGGGCGTCCGCCCTGTGTATTGGAAAGGGAAGTGGACAACGGCTGACATCTGGGAGATGGAAAAGCTGAAAGCGGGCAACCGCATCAAGGGGTTTGCCATTCTGGAATCGTCGGCGACCACGTTTGTGATCCCGCCGGGCTATGAAACCTATCTGGACCGCCATCGCATTTTCCACCTGAAGGAACCCAAGTAA